One region of Ornithinibacter aureus genomic DNA includes:
- a CDS encoding DUF262 domain-containing protein, with product MPNNAVTLLGALKERLLVVPNYQRPYAWEQRQLDDLWQDLDLMADNAKHYTGTLVLKDHPGTEHVTDAGDTLGQCEVVDGQQRLTTCLLLIDRLHRKLASIPTDEAELRSQNLIRTYGPILINGQHRARLQLGTELNEHWLKNILLDRQQPLKPMRTDGERRLDEAAAYFDGRLHELCDGQDDDESVRRLQRLQTRVTSGLRFLVYEVDAESDAGEIFETLNDRGRGLTELEKIKNYLLFLAHSLPKERRGAFTSDINMAWKRVYEYIAGQHANEDLLLRAHWLATADPVSRNWAGAASVKKKFSRERFVPGWNRLSGAVPASSDEAEQVHAELVSLVAEYLDTLQSCALFTNEFINPAASFDSFGPSAELAKASSARLRRTGITAVFRPLIFALRLTQPTNGDAYNRLVNACERYAARVFIIGQRRSNTGQARLYRLAYELYTGTLTIEEVLAELDDLTWTHGNDDVVRSGLNPKANWYGRAGHKYLLYEYELSKAARPDDVKDFATYSAGARSPRTTEHILPKHPRWDRHEWTAFTREQHAELLHGLGNLVLTDDNSAYQNYDFLTKKGQTGQASPCYSVSALASEREIALFDDWTPESIEKRRQSLLEWALIRWPVTPRTLAVTDDDQVDATEPESDELEDASPAAANLTHEETAASS from the coding sequence ATGCCCAACAATGCCGTCACCTTGCTCGGCGCCCTCAAAGAGCGCCTGCTCGTCGTTCCCAACTACCAGCGCCCCTACGCCTGGGAGCAGCGCCAGCTCGACGACCTCTGGCAGGACCTCGACCTGATGGCCGACAACGCAAAGCACTACACCGGCACCCTGGTCTTGAAGGACCACCCCGGTACCGAACACGTCACAGATGCCGGCGACACCCTCGGCCAGTGCGAGGTCGTCGATGGCCAGCAGCGACTGACCACCTGCCTCCTGCTCATCGACCGCCTTCACCGCAAGCTTGCATCGATCCCAACCGACGAGGCCGAGCTGCGGTCGCAGAACCTGATCCGCACGTACGGTCCCATTCTCATCAATGGCCAACACCGGGCCCGACTCCAGCTCGGGACGGAACTCAATGAACACTGGCTCAAGAACATCCTGCTCGACCGTCAACAGCCCTTGAAGCCGATGCGCACCGACGGCGAGCGACGACTGGATGAGGCAGCCGCCTACTTCGACGGTCGCCTCCACGAACTGTGCGACGGTCAGGACGACGACGAGTCGGTTCGTAGGCTCCAACGATTGCAGACTCGCGTCACCAGCGGCCTCCGGTTTCTCGTGTACGAGGTCGACGCGGAATCGGACGCAGGCGAGATCTTCGAGACGCTCAACGACCGCGGTCGGGGCCTCACCGAGCTCGAGAAGATCAAGAACTACCTGTTGTTCCTGGCCCACTCCTTACCGAAGGAACGCCGCGGTGCCTTCACCTCGGACATCAACATGGCCTGGAAGCGTGTCTACGAGTACATCGCCGGGCAACACGCCAATGAGGACCTCCTGCTCCGCGCTCACTGGCTTGCGACGGCCGACCCGGTATCACGCAACTGGGCGGGTGCTGCCTCGGTCAAGAAGAAGTTCTCCCGCGAGCGATTCGTCCCGGGATGGAACCGGCTCTCAGGCGCTGTGCCGGCGTCCTCCGACGAGGCGGAGCAGGTACACGCAGAGCTCGTCTCCTTGGTGGCCGAGTACTTGGACACACTGCAGAGTTGCGCGCTTTTCACGAACGAGTTCATCAACCCCGCCGCGAGCTTCGACTCGTTCGGCCCGTCGGCCGAGCTCGCCAAGGCGAGTTCGGCCCGGCTCCGGCGCACCGGCATCACGGCGGTCTTCCGTCCGCTGATCTTCGCCCTCCGCCTGACGCAGCCCACGAACGGGGACGCCTATAACCGGCTGGTCAACGCCTGCGAGCGCTACGCCGCTCGGGTCTTCATCATTGGGCAGCGGCGCAGCAATACTGGTCAGGCCCGGCTCTACCGGCTGGCGTACGAGCTCTACACAGGCACGTTGACGATCGAGGAGGTCCTCGCCGAGCTCGACGACCTCACGTGGACCCATGGCAACGATGACGTCGTGAGGAGCGGCCTGAACCCGAAAGCCAACTGGTACGGGCGTGCCGGCCACAAGTACCTCCTCTACGAGTATGAGCTGAGCAAGGCGGCCCGGCCGGACGACGTCAAGGACTTCGCGACCTACTCCGCGGGCGCACGAAGCCCCAGGACGACAGAGCACATCCTCCCCAAGCATCCACGCTGGGATCGCCATGAGTGGACAGCCTTCACCCGCGAACAGCACGCAGAACTGCTCCACGGGTTGGGCAACCTCGTGCTGACGGACGACAACTCGGCATACCAGAACTACGACTTCCTGACGAAGAAGGGACAGACCGGTCAGGCTTCGCCCTGCTACAGCGTGTCCGCTCTCGCCTCCGAAAGGGAGATCGCCCTCTTCGACGACTGGACCCCCGAGTCCATCGAGAAGCGGAGGCAGAGCCTTCTTGAATGGGCGCTAATCCGCTGGCCGGTCACGCCACGAACGCTCGCGGTCACGGACGACGATCAAGTCGATGCGACTGAGCCCGAGTCCGATGAACTCGAGGACGCCAGCCCGGCCGCAGCGAACCTAACGCACGAGGAAACGGCGGCATCATCGTGA
- the pglZ gene encoding BREX-2 system phosphatase PglZ: MSVPTLLTAATTPMLLAMVDAARHRNYTSGILGVLSQPAQSRAEDVHHDGQLVRIRPAESALAVREALLEHVEGDWLVVVTDRDERDLGAGILAHLVGSRLSRPDAWEALRQSFSASGVAPALASRPGSRDLATAILAARPAEGWPPAPAGVLTRAHAMTCVARTHLGLVGDVVDAITVLSWSVLPQAADALADLRQTYGPTLADALVDWVAESTGPAATPVRKLLEAGAVADLVPVGLALHLITSDGHDLDESQVAKLAAVRLEQSFGKPLPTRDSLAAHGSAAVAVVADLARTERNEAHVARVVSRADTILTSLDATALAVHSDVMPSGFRQRLALLAAALRRGVSLHGAGDPIAEASHAIETAWTLCARHRLARRDTAQWLAFDSAVKLWRWLTTPEIPGSADLPARVRAHLDHGSWADIAINDVDTGVDDPDLSESLHAVYAAAFARRDREERAFAARLAALTAAQPRGAVVPQDPGVEPIWNLESLLPSLVIPMAKQTPILLVVMDGMSVAAANEVLADVTGELGWVEAGATPGATRRAGGLAVLPSVTEVSRASLLCGSLQQGGQGVERTGYQALTARGSRLRAELFHKKGIDTTRPGALVADGVGAAIDDALGIPLVTVVLNTIDDALDRSDPIGTVWTADAVKHLAPLLTRARAAGRTVVMTSDHGHVVERRRGTQRFAPDLTSGRSRGMSSPAADDEVAVEGPRVLTSDHRAVLAVSEGLRYGPLKAGYHGGASAQEVVVPVVVLLPDEATNGLRLPALPPQAPLWWSTAEPGSSDLPTMPTLSTPPTGIRPTDGRRGKLPDGPTLFDDPQPSAAGAAPVASLGSQVVASEVYAAQRQVLSRLPIRDDQVAALLDALAAAAGQRLPRTVVAATLAVPAFRLDGALSQVRQLLNIEGYNVVGVDLDGQTVVLDVPLLRDQFEVR; encoded by the coding sequence ATGAGCGTCCCCACGCTCCTGACCGCCGCGACCACTCCGATGCTGCTCGCCATGGTCGACGCGGCGAGGCACCGCAACTACACCAGCGGCATCCTCGGCGTCCTCAGCCAACCCGCACAGAGCCGGGCGGAAGACGTCCACCACGACGGACAGCTCGTGCGCATCCGACCTGCCGAGTCGGCGCTCGCCGTGCGCGAGGCCCTGCTCGAGCACGTCGAGGGCGACTGGCTCGTCGTCGTGACCGACCGCGACGAGCGGGACCTCGGCGCCGGCATCCTCGCCCACCTCGTCGGCAGCCGGCTGTCGCGACCGGACGCCTGGGAGGCCCTGCGGCAGTCGTTCTCCGCGTCGGGGGTCGCCCCCGCACTGGCCTCCCGCCCCGGCAGCCGCGACCTCGCCACCGCGATCCTCGCGGCCCGCCCCGCGGAGGGGTGGCCGCCCGCGCCGGCGGGGGTGCTCACCCGGGCCCACGCCATGACGTGCGTCGCCCGCACCCACCTCGGCCTCGTCGGCGACGTCGTCGACGCCATCACGGTGCTCAGCTGGTCGGTGCTGCCCCAGGCCGCCGACGCGCTCGCCGACCTGCGGCAGACCTACGGCCCCACCCTCGCCGACGCCCTGGTCGACTGGGTCGCCGAGTCGACCGGCCCGGCGGCCACCCCGGTCCGCAAACTGCTCGAGGCCGGGGCCGTGGCCGACCTCGTGCCGGTGGGGCTCGCGCTGCATCTGATCACCTCCGACGGGCACGACCTCGACGAGAGCCAGGTCGCCAAGCTCGCCGCGGTGCGCCTGGAACAGTCCTTCGGCAAGCCGCTGCCGACACGCGACAGTCTCGCCGCACATGGCTCCGCCGCCGTCGCCGTGGTGGCCGATCTGGCTCGCACCGAGCGCAACGAAGCCCACGTCGCACGCGTGGTCTCCCGCGCCGACACGATCCTCACCTCGCTCGACGCCACCGCGCTCGCCGTGCACTCCGATGTGATGCCGAGCGGCTTCCGGCAACGCCTCGCACTGCTCGCCGCCGCCCTGCGCCGCGGGGTGTCCCTGCACGGCGCGGGCGACCCGATCGCCGAGGCCTCCCACGCCATCGAGACGGCGTGGACGCTGTGCGCCCGGCACCGGCTCGCCCGCCGAGACACGGCGCAGTGGCTGGCCTTCGACTCCGCCGTCAAGCTGTGGCGCTGGCTGACCACCCCCGAAATCCCCGGCAGCGCGGATCTCCCGGCGCGGGTGCGGGCCCACCTCGACCACGGGTCGTGGGCCGACATCGCCATCAACGACGTCGACACCGGCGTCGACGACCCCGACCTCAGCGAGTCGCTGCACGCCGTCTACGCCGCGGCGTTCGCCCGTCGCGACCGCGAGGAGCGCGCCTTCGCCGCCCGACTTGCGGCCCTGACCGCGGCGCAGCCGCGCGGGGCCGTGGTGCCACAAGACCCCGGGGTGGAGCCGATCTGGAACCTCGAGTCACTCCTGCCCTCCCTCGTCATCCCGATGGCGAAGCAGACACCGATCCTCCTCGTCGTCATGGACGGCATGAGCGTTGCGGCAGCGAACGAGGTGCTCGCCGACGTCACCGGAGAGCTCGGCTGGGTCGAGGCCGGGGCGACACCCGGCGCCACCCGCCGCGCCGGCGGCCTTGCCGTGCTGCCGTCGGTCACCGAGGTGAGCCGGGCGTCGCTGCTCTGCGGCTCACTCCAGCAGGGCGGGCAGGGCGTCGAACGCACCGGGTACCAGGCCCTGACCGCCCGGGGCAGCAGGCTCCGTGCAGAGCTGTTCCACAAGAAGGGCATCGACACCACCCGCCCCGGTGCCTTGGTCGCCGACGGCGTGGGGGCGGCCATCGACGACGCGTTGGGCATTCCCCTGGTCACGGTCGTGCTCAACACGATCGACGACGCGCTCGACCGCAGCGACCCGATCGGCACGGTGTGGACCGCGGATGCCGTCAAGCACCTCGCACCCCTGCTCACCCGGGCGCGGGCCGCCGGGCGGACGGTCGTCATGACGTCCGACCACGGCCACGTCGTGGAGCGCCGACGCGGCACCCAGCGTTTCGCACCCGACCTCACGAGCGGGCGCTCGCGGGGGATGTCATCACCGGCCGCCGACGACGAGGTCGCCGTCGAGGGACCGCGCGTGCTCACCAGCGATCACCGGGCGGTACTCGCCGTCAGCGAAGGGCTGCGCTACGGCCCGCTCAAGGCCGGCTACCACGGTGGCGCGAGCGCCCAGGAAGTCGTCGTGCCCGTGGTCGTGCTGCTCCCGGACGAGGCGACCAACGGGCTCCGACTGCCCGCCCTGCCACCCCAGGCACCGTTGTGGTGGTCGACGGCCGAGCCGGGATCCTCCGACCTGCCCACCATGCCCACCCTGTCGACCCCGCCGACCGGCATCCGCCCCACGGACGGTCGCCGGGGGAAACTACCCGACGGACCCACGTTGTTCGACGACCCCCAGCCGAGCGCCGCCGGGGCCGCACCCGTCGCCTCGCTCGGGTCGCAGGTCGTGGCGAGCGAGGTGTACGCCGCCCAGCGACAGGTGCTGTCCCGCCTGCCCATCCGCGACGACCAGGTCGCCGCACTGCTGGACGCCCTCGCCGCTGCCGCAGGCCAGCGCCTGCCGCGCACCGTCGTGGCCGCGACCCTGGCGGTGCCGGCGTTCCGCCTCGACGGTGCCCTGAGCCAGGTGCGCCAACTGCTCAACATCGAGGGCTACAACGTCGTCGGCGTCGACCTCGACGGGCAGACCGTCGTGCTCGACGTGCCGCTGCTGCGCGACCAGTTCGAGGTGCGGTGA
- a CDS encoding DUF6079 family protein: MTLLLKDVIRIPEHTGAEDYVLRLTDSVGHGAASTTIDSYVVTPAIAEAFDSALGLVGEAVTSGVSRGAFLAGSFGSGKSHFMAVLHALLTHEPAARAQRDLQSVIARHDPQIEGRRFLPLAFHFLDAKSFDQAVFDGYIRQVRDLHPEAPLPALHKSDALFADADNLRERLGDEAFFGGLNQGTTGVAAAGGGDAGGDVWGSVLGAGSWTPDTYAAAKAAEPSSGERLTLTTALVDTYFKAFTQQAEYVDLDTGLDAIATHAQRLGYDAVVLFLDELILWMTSLVHDRTRFAREAQKLTKLVEGSLGARDVPLVSFVARQIDLRRWFADAGASGAEQDILDRAFKHQEGRFHTITLGDDNLPFVASKRLLQPKDAAAARTIADAFERIDRAPRVWDVLLDGINIDDHHRGADEAAFRMTYPFSPALVSTLRALAAVMQRERTALKVMQQMLVDQRDTLTVEQVIPVGDSFDYIVRGTKVLDTQAAALFRSANRLYTEKLSPLIRAKYDVTAAQLEDHPASVPAAYTADDRLAKTLLLSAVAPNVPALKSLTGARLASLNHGSIVSPLPGNEAGVVLAKVRDWARDVPEIHVEGTATNPTIRVQLSDVDYESIVDRAKGEDNEGRRRELIKTLVAESLGVELGQQDIQGAHQHEIVWRGSKRIVDILFGNVRDSAWLSDDHFRANPGTWRVIIDHPFDEQGHSTAEDLQRLNAMLARDFHSRTVVWLPYFLSPEKTQELQRLVTLNWLLEGSGDRWQSHADHLSETDRALARNILESHRSTLRRSLEDAIQQAYGAASVRPGTLLDDPGHDQVLVSLDREFVPQRPVGATLGDAFRHLVEQAFDATYPGHPQFEPGDSEIRLQMLRTVAAHVHRAVAERDKRVEYQGDHLAVRRVAGPLGVGTAAEMHYILGDDRFTPWSQEIERALGRRLKESGVDGDAPITVGEMRDWIDAVTPAKGLLTPVSDLVIITWAALRQRAWFHHGVALPTPPEPGALQPTMELRSQAMPDLPDWTAATRAAAELFGISASTYLTPPAVADFVGQVTARAVSLTATQPPLVSAIEAAYTRAAVTADGDEHRLATARLTAELVAQLRHLDGVTLVERLAQAGFGTGAAAAGKSMASADSVTAALGSFEWDRLAPLRQAMASEGPRAASAAAIIARMQDALVADEIVTAVGPALRRADREIFEWLAGDPSPTPPPPPPPPPPGGSAGSARRTVGSSDDELLRQVREFLQSHADRDVDVTWQVRE; this comes from the coding sequence GTGACGCTACTGCTCAAGGACGTCATCCGGATTCCGGAGCACACCGGGGCCGAGGACTATGTGCTGCGCCTCACCGACTCGGTCGGGCACGGCGCGGCATCCACGACCATCGACAGCTACGTCGTGACCCCCGCGATCGCCGAGGCCTTCGACTCCGCCCTTGGCCTCGTCGGTGAGGCGGTGACGTCCGGCGTCAGCCGAGGGGCGTTCCTCGCCGGGTCGTTCGGCTCCGGCAAGTCGCACTTCATGGCCGTGCTGCACGCGCTGCTCACCCACGAGCCGGCGGCCCGCGCCCAACGGGACCTCCAGTCGGTCATCGCCCGGCACGACCCGCAGATCGAGGGGCGGCGCTTCCTGCCGCTCGCGTTCCACTTCCTCGACGCGAAGTCCTTCGACCAGGCCGTCTTCGACGGGTACATCCGGCAGGTGCGCGACCTGCACCCGGAGGCACCGCTGCCGGCCCTGCACAAGTCGGATGCCCTGTTCGCCGACGCCGACAACCTGCGCGAGCGGCTCGGTGACGAGGCCTTCTTCGGCGGGCTCAACCAGGGCACCACCGGTGTCGCCGCGGCCGGTGGTGGGGATGCCGGGGGCGACGTGTGGGGCAGCGTGCTCGGCGCCGGGTCGTGGACCCCCGACACGTATGCGGCCGCGAAGGCCGCGGAGCCGTCGTCGGGTGAGCGGCTCACGCTCACCACCGCGCTCGTCGACACCTACTTCAAGGCGTTCACCCAGCAGGCCGAGTACGTCGACCTCGACACCGGCCTCGACGCCATCGCGACCCACGCCCAGCGGCTCGGCTACGACGCGGTCGTGCTCTTCCTCGACGAGTTGATCCTGTGGATGACCTCGCTCGTGCACGACCGCACCCGTTTCGCCCGTGAGGCGCAGAAGCTGACCAAGCTCGTCGAAGGGTCGCTCGGGGCCCGGGACGTGCCACTCGTGTCGTTCGTCGCCCGGCAGATCGACCTGCGCCGGTGGTTCGCCGACGCTGGTGCCAGCGGCGCCGAGCAGGACATCCTCGACCGGGCGTTCAAGCACCAGGAGGGGCGCTTCCACACGATCACCCTCGGTGACGACAACCTGCCCTTCGTCGCGAGCAAGCGCCTCCTGCAACCCAAGGACGCCGCCGCGGCCCGCACCATCGCCGACGCCTTCGAGCGGATCGACCGGGCGCCGCGCGTCTGGGACGTGCTGCTCGACGGCATCAACATCGACGACCACCACCGCGGCGCCGACGAGGCCGCGTTCCGGATGACCTACCCCTTCTCGCCGGCCCTGGTCTCCACGCTGCGGGCCCTCGCAGCCGTCATGCAGCGCGAGCGCACCGCGCTCAAGGTCATGCAGCAGATGCTCGTCGACCAGCGCGACACCCTCACCGTCGAGCAGGTCATCCCGGTCGGTGACTCCTTCGACTACATCGTGCGCGGCACGAAGGTGCTCGACACCCAGGCGGCAGCACTGTTCCGCTCGGCGAACCGGCTCTACACCGAGAAGCTCTCCCCCCTCATCCGGGCGAAGTACGACGTCACCGCGGCCCAGCTGGAGGACCACCCGGCATCCGTGCCCGCCGCGTACACCGCCGACGACCGCCTCGCCAAGACGCTGCTGCTCTCCGCCGTCGCCCCCAACGTGCCGGCGCTGAAGTCGCTCACCGGCGCCCGGCTCGCATCGCTCAACCACGGCTCGATCGTGTCGCCGCTGCCCGGCAACGAGGCCGGCGTCGTGCTCGCCAAGGTGCGCGACTGGGCCCGTGACGTGCCGGAGATCCACGTCGAGGGCACGGCGACCAACCCGACGATCCGGGTCCAGCTCTCCGACGTCGACTACGAGTCGATCGTCGACCGCGCCAAGGGCGAGGACAACGAGGGCCGCCGCCGCGAGCTCATCAAGACCCTCGTCGCCGAGAGCCTCGGGGTCGAGCTCGGCCAGCAGGACATCCAGGGCGCCCACCAGCACGAGATCGTCTGGCGCGGCTCGAAGCGCATCGTCGACATCCTCTTCGGCAACGTCCGCGACAGTGCCTGGCTCTCCGACGACCACTTCCGTGCAAACCCCGGCACGTGGCGGGTCATCATCGACCACCCCTTCGACGAGCAGGGCCACTCCACCGCCGAGGACCTGCAGCGACTCAACGCCATGCTGGCCCGCGACTTCCACTCCCGCACGGTCGTCTGGCTCCCCTACTTCCTCTCCCCGGAGAAGACCCAGGAACTGCAGCGGCTGGTCACCCTCAACTGGCTCCTCGAGGGCTCGGGCGACCGGTGGCAGAGCCACGCCGACCACCTCAGCGAGACCGACCGCGCCCTGGCCCGCAACATCCTCGAGTCGCACCGCAGCACCCTGCGCCGCAGCCTCGAGGACGCCATCCAGCAGGCCTACGGCGCGGCGAGCGTGCGCCCCGGCACCCTGCTCGACGACCCGGGCCACGACCAGGTGCTCGTCTCGCTCGACCGCGAGTTCGTGCCGCAGCGGCCGGTCGGCGCCACCCTCGGGGACGCCTTCCGGCACCTCGTGGAGCAGGCCTTCGACGCGACCTACCCCGGCCACCCCCAGTTCGAGCCGGGCGACAGCGAGATCCGCCTGCAGATGCTGCGCACGGTAGCCGCCCACGTCCACCGGGCGGTGGCCGAGCGCGACAAGCGCGTCGAGTACCAAGGTGACCACCTCGCCGTACGACGCGTCGCCGGGCCACTCGGCGTCGGCACCGCCGCCGAGATGCACTACATCCTCGGCGACGACCGGTTCACCCCGTGGAGCCAGGAGATCGAGCGGGCCCTGGGGCGGCGCCTCAAGGAGTCGGGTGTCGACGGTGACGCACCGATCACCGTCGGGGAGATGCGTGACTGGATCGACGCGGTCACCCCCGCCAAGGGCCTGCTCACCCCGGTCAGCGACCTCGTCATCATCACCTGGGCCGCGCTGCGCCAGCGGGCGTGGTTCCACCACGGCGTGGCCCTGCCCACACCGCCCGAGCCCGGCGCGCTCCAGCCGACGATGGAACTGCGCTCCCAGGCGATGCCGGACCTTCCCGACTGGACGGCGGCCACCCGCGCAGCGGCCGAGCTGTTCGGGATCTCGGCGTCGACGTACCTCACGCCCCCCGCGGTCGCCGACTTCGTCGGACAGGTCACGGCGCGTGCCGTGTCGCTGACGGCCACCCAGCCGCCGTTGGTCAGCGCGATCGAGGCTGCCTACACCCGGGCCGCCGTGACCGCCGACGGGGACGAGCACCGGCTGGCGACGGCCCGTCTGACCGCCGAGCTCGTGGCGCAGCTCCGACACCTCGACGGAGTCACCCTCGTCGAGCGGCTCGCGCAGGCCGGCTTCGGCACCGGCGCTGCCGCCGCTGGGAAGTCGATGGCCTCCGCCGACTCGGTCACCGCTGCCCTCGGGTCGTTCGAGTGGGACCGGCTGGCCCCGCTGCGCCAGGCGATGGCCAGCGAGGGTCCGCGTGCCGCGTCGGCCGCGGCGATCATCGCCCGCATGCAGGACGCACTCGTCGCCGACGAGATCGTCACTGCCGTCGGGCCGGCACTCAGGCGCGCCGACCGGGAGATCTTCGAGTGGCTCGCCGGGGACCCATCACCGACCCCGCCCCCACCACCGCCCCCACCGCCGCCCGGCGGCAGCGCAGGCTCGGCCCGACGCACGGTCGGGTCGAGCGACGACGAGCTGCTGCGACAGGTGCGCGAGTTCCTCCAGTCGCACGCCGACCGCGACGTCGACGTGACCTGGCAGGTGCGTGAATGA
- the brxD gene encoding BREX system ATP-binding protein BrxD, with protein sequence MAGAVSNRRREEVIGALRRGTVPESGLDLLAVGLDRFSVALDAELATVAGGGAMFKAVRGEYGAGKTFFTRHLAERAMRQGFATAEVQVSETETPLHRLETVYRRITESLRTSSMPPSAFRPVLDSWLFTLESDAIAADPSLEHADEASVTQAVNALLERRLASVSSRTPVFAQALRGYRTAVVSGDVATADGLAAWMGGQPQVAASAKRAAGIRGELDHFGAMGFLQGLLAVLRDAGHPGLVLVLDEVETLQRVRGDVRDKAFNALRQLIDEIDSGRLPGLYLLVTGTPAFYEGPSGVARLAPLAQRLATDFATDARFDNPRAVQVRLPGFDHDALVSLGVKVRDLYAGGSAASARVTSTVDDAYVADLATAVAGRLGGRVGVAPRVFLKKLVADVLDRVDQFEDFDPRAHYALTVGVDELTTEERVARGGSGLDGIDLDLSDDD encoded by the coding sequence ATGGCCGGCGCCGTCTCCAACCGGCGTCGGGAAGAGGTCATCGGCGCGCTCCGGCGGGGCACGGTGCCCGAGTCGGGCCTCGACCTGCTCGCCGTCGGGCTCGACCGCTTCTCCGTGGCCCTCGACGCGGAGCTCGCCACCGTCGCCGGCGGCGGCGCGATGTTCAAGGCCGTGCGCGGTGAGTACGGCGCCGGCAAGACCTTCTTCACGCGCCACCTGGCCGAGCGGGCCATGCGCCAGGGCTTCGCCACCGCGGAGGTGCAGGTCTCCGAGACCGAGACGCCCCTGCACCGCCTCGAGACCGTGTACCGCCGGATCACCGAGTCGCTGCGGACGTCGTCGATGCCACCCAGCGCCTTCCGGCCCGTGCTCGACTCCTGGCTGTTCACCCTCGAGTCGGATGCCATCGCGGCCGACCCGTCGCTGGAGCACGCCGACGAGGCGTCGGTGACCCAGGCCGTCAACGCCCTGCTCGAACGACGGCTCGCATCGGTCAGCTCCCGGACACCGGTGTTCGCCCAGGCCCTGCGCGGATACCGCACCGCTGTCGTCAGCGGTGACGTCGCGACGGCCGACGGACTCGCGGCCTGGATGGGCGGACAACCCCAGGTGGCAGCATCGGCGAAGCGTGCGGCCGGCATCCGCGGCGAACTCGACCACTTCGGGGCGATGGGCTTCCTCCAGGGGCTGCTCGCCGTGCTCCGCGATGCCGGGCACCCGGGGCTCGTGCTGGTGCTCGACGAGGTCGAGACGCTCCAGCGGGTGCGCGGCGACGTGCGGGACAAGGCGTTCAACGCGCTGCGCCAGCTCATCGACGAGATCGACTCAGGCCGTCTCCCGGGGCTCTACCTGCTCGTGACCGGGACACCGGCCTTCTACGAGGGGCCCTCCGGGGTCGCACGCCTGGCGCCGCTCGCGCAGCGACTCGCGACCGACTTCGCCACCGACGCGCGCTTCGACAACCCGCGGGCCGTGCAGGTGCGCCTGCCCGGCTTCGACCACGACGCTCTCGTCTCCCTCGGTGTGAAGGTCCGCGACCTCTACGCCGGCGGGAGCGCCGCGAGCGCCAGGGTGACCTCGACGGTCGATGACGCATACGTCGCTGACCTCGCCACCGCGGTCGCCGGACGGCTCGGTGGCCGGGTCGGGGTGGCACCCCGGGTCTTCCTCAAGAAGCTCGTAGCCGACGTGCTCGACCGGGTCGACCAGTTCGAGGACTTCGACCCGAGGGCGCACTACGCCCTCACCGTCGGTGTCGACGAGCTGACCACGGAGGAGCGGGTCGCCCGCGGCGGCTCAGGGCTCGACGGTATCGACCTCGACCTGTCGGACGATGACTGA